The Bombus fervidus isolate BK054 chromosome 6, iyBomFerv1, whole genome shotgun sequence genome contains a region encoding:
- the LOC139988440 gene encoding major facilitator superfamily domain-containing protein 12 — MENEHIVTDDYSEIIQRLPFSRKLLYGIGHVLNDICASMWFTYLLVFFHLVLGFNSISAGIILLIGQIADALATPFVGFHSDKDDNLGLCKYGRRKTWHLIGTLCILFAFPFIFSHCIGCETSHEWAQLIYYAAFVIIFQFGWAAVQISHLSLVPELTPSEYERTELIAIRYSFTVLSNIFVYCITWSVLHVTDTNASNSQIGPNDAKKFQEVVFIGIGVGAITSILFHIFVKENFVNNSDGSLNRNSRAVLVLLKDVQLYQVACIYMPTRLFVNLSQIYIPLYLHKSLNMPATSLATIPLIMYLSSFVMSLIIEKLNTKLGRKVSYCLGVFLGVFACIWIQLGTGLTYTKYQIYPVSLILGSAGSIMLVTSLGVTADFIGQNVNSGAFVYGIMSFTDKLCNGLAVMLIQYLSSWIDCKNYYKSVLVYVCATSAMVGLLMILCIKPFHHSTVYNTLHCEQTIEHDNVFITTETIESEPDNSISQENVT, encoded by the exons ATGGAAAATGAACACATTGTAACTGATGACTATAGTGAAATAATACAAcgtcttcctttttctcggaAACTTTTATATGGAATAGGACATGTTTTGAATGATATTTGTGCTTCTATGTggtttacatatttattagttttttTTCATTTGGTATTGGGATTTAATTCAATCTCAGCTGGAATAATTTTACTCATTGGTCAAATAGCAGATGCTTTAGCTACTCCTTTTGTTGGTTTTCATTCTGATAAGGATGATAACCTTGGATTATGTAAATATGGGAGGAGAAAAACATGGCATTTAATAg gTACCTTATGCATATTATTTGCatttccttttatattttcacattGTATTGGTTGTGAAACTTCTCATGAATGGGCTCAATTAATCTATTATGCAGCATTTGTGATAATCTTTCAGTTTGGGTGGGCTGCAGTACAAATATCTCACTTGTCCCTAGTTCCAGAACTTACACCTTCTGAATATGAAAGAACAGAACTCATAGCGATCAG ATACAGCTTTACTGTtctctcaaatatttttgtttactgTATTACATGGTCAGTATTACACGTAACAGATACTAATGCTTCCAATTCCCAAATTGGGCCCAATGATGCAAAGAAATTCCAGGAAGTTGTATTTATTGGAATTGGAGTAGGAGCTATAacatctattttatttcatatctttGTCAAAGAAAACTTTGTTAATAATTCTGatg GTTCGTTGAATAGAAATTCAAGAGCAGTATTAGTACTATTAAAAGATGTTCAATTATATCAAGTAGCTTGTATATATATGCCTACTCGTTTGTTTGTAAACTTATCACAAATTTATATtcctttatatttacataaatcatTAAATATGCCAGCTACATCTTTGGCTACAATTCCTTTAATAATGTATTTGAGTAGTTTTGTGATGTctttaattatagaaaaattgaatacaAAACTGGGTCGGAAAGTTTCATATTGTTTAGGAGTTTTCTTAGGTGTATTTGCTTGTATTTGGATACAATTAGGTACTGGCTTAACATACACAAAATATCAAATCTATCCAGTTTCCTTAATATTag gATCTGCAGGCTCTATTATGTTGGTGACTAGCCTTGGTGTTACTGCAGATTTTATTGGACAAAATGTAAATAGTGGTGCATTTGTATATGGAATTATGAGTTTTACAGACAAACTTTGCAATGGATTAGCAGTTATGCTTATTCAATATTT AAGCTCTTGGattgattgtaaaaattactataaaaGTGTTTTAGTTTATGTTTGTGCTACATCTGCAATGGTTGGCTTATTAATGATATTATGTATAAAACCATTTCATCACAGTACAg taTATAATACATTACACTGTGAACAAACTATAGAACATGATAATGTATTTATTACTACAGAAACAATAGAAAGTGAACCTGACAATTCAATAAGTCAAGAAAATGTTACATAG
- the Rnasek gene encoding ribonuclease kappa, with product MKICGPKYALCGLILSTWGIFQLLLMGIFFYYNSVALIEDLPLEGQTFNKPTDFYAVAERGYKQNAYNCWIAACIYVLTFLFSGHQFYINSRSSLSV from the exons atgaagatatGTGGACCTAAGTATGCCCTATGTGGCCTGATATTATCTACTTGGGGTATATTCCAATTA cTCCTGATGGGTATATTCTTTTACTACAACAGTGTAGCTTTAATAGAAGACCTTCCATTGGAAGGACAAACTTTTAATAAACCTACAGATTTTTATGCTGTAGCAGAGAGGGGTTATAAACAAAATGCATATAATTGTTGGATTGCAGCTTGTATCTATGTTCTTACATTCTTATTTTCTGGACaccaattttatataaattctagATCATCTTTAagcgtttaa
- the Rush gene encoding pleckstrin homology and FYVE domain containing family member rush hour: MFMIHTSLLSALIHRTMVDRLVNSEANARRIAMVENCFGSSGQPLAVPGRVLVGEGVLTKMCRKKPKPRQFFLFNDILVYGNIVMNKKKYNKQHIIPLEEVKLESLADDGQYRNGWLIKTVTKSFAVYAATPTEKQEWMAHITKCIEDLLRKSGKKPVEVHAAVWVPDNEATICMHCNKTQFTVLNRRHHCRQCGAVVCGPCSNKKLLLPGQGNGKAVRVCLQCYDAASKVKASSPSAVDNLNNKDQQRNSVDSSGGDSSGDDDDGNKEENHDHEPKFYSTLAR; the protein is encoded by the exons ATGTTCATGATTCATACTTCCTTGTTGTCAGCCCTGATTCATAGGACCATGGTTGACCGATTGG TAAATAGCGAGGCTAATGCCAGGCGTATTGCTATGGTCGAAAACTGCTTTGGCAGTTCTGGCCAG CCACTTGCAGTACCTGGAAGAGTTTTAGTTGGAGAAGGTGTATTAACCAAAATGTGTAGAAAAAAGCCTAAGCCTAggcaattctttttatttaatgataTATTGGTTTATGGAAACATCGTAATGAACAAGAAAAAG TACAACAAACAACATATTATACCACTTGAAGAAGTCAAACTTGAATCTTTAGCTGATGATGGTC aatatcgCAATGGCTGGCTCATAAAGACAGTAACAAAGTCATTTGCTGTTTATGCTGCCACTCCAACAGAGAAACAAGAATGGATGGCTCATATTACAAAATGTATTGAAGACTTATTAAGAAAAA GTGGTAAGAAACCAGTTGAAGTTCATGCAGCTGTTTGGGTTCCAGATAACGAAGCTACAATTTGTATGCATTGTAATAAGACACAATTTACAGTTTTAAATAGACGG CATCATTGTAGGCAATGTGGAGCTGTTGTATGTGGGCCTTGCAGCAATAAGAAGTTATTATTGCCTGGACAAGGAAACGGAAAAGCAGTCAGAGTTTGTTTGCAATGTTATGATGCAGCTAGTAAAGTAAAAGCATCATCTCCTTCTGCTGTTGATAACCTAAATAACAAAGATCAACAACGTAATTCTGTAGATAGTTCAGGAGGTGATAGTTCtggtgatgatgatgatggaaataaagaagaaaatcatGATCATGAG cctaaattttattctacactTGCCCGATGA
- the LOC139988619 gene encoding exosome complex component RRP43 produces MPIAQPYSKLVTQQLYVELAAPKAESPECGYIVPNIELPPLCSPKFRPGPPSDQAQVITKLVENILRNSAAIDLKDLCVYKGKLVWVLYCDLVCINYDGSIIDACIGALTATLSTLTLPETLYNVETGRVSVNSTKKIRFLVKALPVSITFAIFNDQLLVADPTDDEESLCLGRLTIVMNEEKICCIHKPGGIPISQDLFSKSLSKCKKRAELIRSLIDAAISTTKQETFK; encoded by the exons ATGCCGATAGCTCAGCCATATTCAAAATTGGTAACACAACAGTTGTATGTG GAGTTAGCAGCACCTAAGGCAGAATCTCCGGAGTGTGGTTACATTGTGCCAAATATTGAACTTCCTCCATTATGTTCTCCCAAATTTCGGCCAGGCCCACCAAGTGACCAAGCACAAGTCATTACaaaattagtagaaaatattttaagaaattcagCAGCTATTGATTTAAAAGATCTTTGTGTCTATAAGGGTAAACTAGTATGGGTCTTATACTGTGACCTCGTATGTATTAACTATGATGGTTCAATAATTGATGCTTGTATTGGAGCATTGACTGCTACACTTAGTACTT taacCTTACCTGAAACACTTTATAATGTAGAAACTGGAAGAGTATCTGTAAATTCCACAAAAAAAATAAGGTTTCTGGTTAAAGCATTACCAGTTTCTATAActtttgcaatatttaacga tcaATTATTGGTTGCTGATCCTACTGATGATGAAGAAAGTTTATGTTTAGGAAGATTGACAATTGTAATGAATGAAGAAAAGATATGTTGCATACACAAACctg gTGGAATCCCAATTTCACaagatttattttcaaaaagtttaagtaaatgtaaaaaaagagCAGAGTTGATAAGGTCATTAATTGACGCTGCTATATCAACAACCAAACaagaaacttttaaataa
- the LOC139988443 gene encoding uncharacterized protein codes for MASTSRRQTTIGTRKRGVPKMELTAEQKNDIKEAFDLFDPDGTGRIATKELKVAIRALGFEPKKEEIKKLIADVDPDGLGTLSFEEFLNLMSTKMLEKDTKEEVLKAFRLFDDDNTGKITFKNLKRVARELGENLTDEELQEMIDEADKDGDGEVSQEEFLRIMKKTSLY; via the exons atg GCTTCTACTTCTAGAAGACAAACTACAATTGGAACTAGAAAAAGAGGTGTACCAAAAATGGAATTGACTGCTGAacaaaaaaatgatataaaagaaGCATTTGACTTATTTGATCCAGATGGCACTGGAAGAATAGCTACCAAAGAACTTAAAGTGGCTATTAGAGCTCTTGGATTTGAACcaaaaaaggaagagataaAAAAACTTATAGCTGATGTTGATCCAGATGGTCTTGGTACATTATcatttgaagaatttttaaatttaatgtcTACAAAAATGTTAGAAAAGGACACAAAAGAAGAAGTTTTAAAAGCATTCCGTCTTTTTGATGATGACAATACAggaaaaataacttttaaaaatttaaaaagagtTGCTCGAGAATTAGGAGAAAATCTTACAGATGAGGAGCTACAAGAAATGATTGATGAGGCAGATAAAGATGGAGACGGAGAAGTTTCTCAAGAAGAGTTTTTACGTATTATGAAGAAAACTAGTTTGTATtaa